In Persicimonas caeni, a single window of DNA contains:
- the hppD gene encoding 4-hydroxyphenylpyruvate dioxygenase yields MSNNPLGLRGIEFVEYTTPDPEAMGELFRAIGFSLEKTHRDLDVDYYRQNGIHFMINKEDEGFAADFREAHGPSICSMGMRVDDAAKAFDEAVERGAKPAEGDANADFDFPAIYGIGDSLVYFIDKWGEDGNIFDDLFVEHPEPQTVESKGFYRIDHLTNNVYKGKRDEWASFYKDIFGFEEIRYFDIKGKKTGLTSYALKSPCGTFCLPINEGNEEKSQIEEYLREYNGEGIQHIALMSDDLLASLDQMEGGPVQTLDIADEYYETVYDRVPNVTEDRDRIKHHNVLVDGDEEGYLLQIFTKNVIGPIFFELIQRKEHDSFGEGNFQALFESIERDQERRGVFDD; encoded by the coding sequence ATGAGCAATAACCCGCTTGGACTTCGTGGCATCGAGTTTGTCGAGTACACCACGCCCGACCCGGAGGCGATGGGCGAGCTTTTCCGCGCCATCGGCTTCTCGCTCGAGAAGACCCACCGCGACCTGGATGTCGACTACTACCGTCAGAACGGCATCCACTTCATGATCAACAAGGAAGACGAGGGCTTCGCTGCGGATTTCCGTGAGGCCCACGGTCCGTCGATCTGCTCGATGGGCATGCGCGTCGACGACGCCGCCAAGGCCTTCGACGAGGCCGTCGAGCGCGGCGCCAAGCCCGCCGAGGGCGACGCCAACGCCGACTTCGACTTCCCGGCGATCTACGGCATCGGCGACAGCCTCGTCTACTTTATCGACAAGTGGGGCGAGGACGGCAACATCTTCGACGACCTGTTCGTCGAGCACCCGGAGCCGCAGACGGTCGAGTCGAAGGGCTTCTATCGCATCGACCACCTGACCAACAACGTCTACAAGGGCAAGCGCGACGAGTGGGCGAGCTTCTACAAGGACATCTTCGGCTTCGAAGAGATCCGCTACTTCGACATCAAGGGCAAGAAGACCGGCCTGACCTCGTACGCGCTCAAGTCGCCGTGCGGAACCTTCTGCCTGCCCATCAACGAGGGCAACGAAGAGAAGTCGCAGATCGAAGAGTACCTGCGTGAGTACAACGGCGAGGGCATCCAGCACATCGCCCTGATGAGCGACGATCTGCTCGCCTCGCTCGACCAGATGGAGGGCGGCCCGGTCCAGACCCTCGACATCGCCGACGAGTACTACGAGACGGTCTACGACCGCGTGCCCAACGTCACCGAGGACCGCGATCGCATCAAGCACCACAACGTGCTGGTCGACGGCGACGAAGAGGGCTACCTGCTCCAGATCTTCACCAAGAACGTCATCGGCCCGATCTTCTTCGAGCTGATCCAGCGCAAGGAGCACGATTCCTTCGGTGAAGGCAACTTCCAGGCGCTGTTCGAGTCCATCGAGCGCGACCAAGAGCGCCGAGGCGTCTTCGACGACTAA
- a CDS encoding thioredoxin family protein, with amino-acid sequence MDFDTFQELRDEHRLLVVYVSGPSCSVCDALGPKLAQVMDEHAAWRFVKIDAAEDREVAGQMLVLTVPTLVFFVDGREAARLTRSFGMQEVRGYLERYEDAAG; translated from the coding sequence ATGGATTTTGATACGTTTCAGGAGTTGCGCGACGAGCACCGGCTGCTCGTTGTCTACGTCTCCGGGCCTTCGTGCTCGGTATGTGATGCGCTCGGGCCGAAGCTCGCTCAGGTGATGGACGAGCACGCGGCGTGGCGGTTCGTCAAGATCGACGCGGCCGAAGATCGCGAGGTGGCTGGGCAGATGCTCGTTCTGACCGTGCCCACGCTCGTCTTCTTCGTCGACGGGCGCGAGGCGGCGCGGCTGACGCGCAGCTTCGGGATGCAGGAGGTGCGCGGGTACTTGGAACGCTACGAAGACGCCGCTGGCTAG
- a CDS encoding thioredoxin family protein has protein sequence MPETQHLIDVTDQNFEQEVIARSHDVPVVVDFWAPWCGPCRALGPTLESMAAKAGGEWILAKVNVDNNQQSAQRFGVRGIPAVKAFVDGRMVDEFTGALPQSRIEAWLDGILPSEPDAQLDEAEALEESGDLDAAASIYEQVLDEDPDHIDALLGMARVSAMRGENERAEELLDQVPIAERDGEYERVLLDVQAAQFAPVDELQARVEEDAADLESRWQLGIKLASQRRFDEALDHLLQIVIRDRGFRDDAGRETMVRIFEVMGPNTDEVREWQKKLGRAMY, from the coding sequence ATGCCCGAGACACAACACCTCATCGACGTCACCGATCAGAATTTCGAACAAGAAGTCATCGCCCGCTCGCACGACGTGCCCGTCGTGGTCGACTTCTGGGCGCCCTGGTGCGGCCCGTGCCGCGCGTTGGGCCCGACGTTGGAGAGCATGGCCGCCAAGGCCGGCGGCGAGTGGATCCTCGCCAAGGTCAACGTCGACAACAACCAGCAGAGCGCGCAGCGCTTCGGCGTGCGCGGGATTCCGGCGGTCAAAGCGTTCGTCGACGGGCGCATGGTCGACGAGTTCACCGGCGCCCTGCCCCAAAGTCGAATCGAAGCGTGGCTCGACGGCATCTTACCTTCGGAGCCCGACGCCCAGCTCGACGAGGCCGAAGCGCTCGAAGAGAGCGGCGACCTCGACGCGGCGGCGTCGATTTACGAACAGGTGCTCGACGAAGACCCCGACCACATCGACGCGCTGCTCGGCATGGCCCGGGTGAGCGCGATGCGCGGTGAGAACGAACGGGCCGAAGAACTGCTCGACCAGGTGCCCATCGCCGAGCGAGACGGCGAGTACGAGCGCGTGCTGCTCGACGTGCAGGCGGCGCAATTCGCGCCGGTCGACGAGCTTCAGGCCCGGGTCGAAGAAGATGCGGCCGACCTCGAGTCGCGCTGGCAACTCGGCATCAAGCTCGCCTCGCAGCGCCGGTTTGATGAAGCCCTCGACCACCTGCTACAGATCGTCATCCGAGATCGCGGCTTTCGCGACGATGCCGGGCGTGAAACCATGGTGCGTATCTTCGAGGTGATGGGCCCGAACACCGATGAAGTGCGCGAATGGCAAAAGAAACTCGGCCGCGCCATGTACTGA
- a CDS encoding homogentisate 1,2-dioxygenase: MYFKKGRFSRQAHVDLPEGTVEEEYAREGFFGRTSHLYRTEAPVGWVDIEGDLRPHAFETERLPGLGVADYVEGRVPFLQNADCELSMAHISEPMDYDFRNADGDETLFVHVGEGRIDTDFGPLEYEAGDYLVIPRGTAYRLIPSEKTALYVIETTGAIGIPERGIIGNHALFDPGVINVPEPAPRNLEGDRFRLKIKRGGKITTVTYPHDPFNVVGWKGDLTVWQLNIRDIRPILSEKYHLPPTAHVTFTAPNVVICTFLPRGLETGDPGALRVPFYHANIDYDEVLFYHDGDFFSREGIDAGMVTFHPQGLPHGPHPKAIEAAKTKERTDEVAVMVDTRNPLEMTAKALEVERKDYWKSWMTE; encoded by the coding sequence ATGTACTTCAAGAAGGGACGCTTCAGCCGCCAAGCCCACGTGGATTTGCCCGAGGGTACCGTCGAAGAGGAGTATGCGCGCGAGGGATTCTTCGGGCGCACGAGTCACCTGTACCGCACCGAGGCACCGGTCGGTTGGGTCGACATCGAGGGTGATCTTCGCCCGCACGCGTTCGAGACGGAGCGGCTCCCCGGCCTCGGCGTCGCCGATTACGTCGAGGGGCGCGTTCCCTTTTTGCAAAACGCCGACTGCGAGTTGTCGATGGCTCATATCAGCGAGCCGATGGACTACGACTTCCGCAACGCCGACGGCGACGAGACGCTCTTCGTGCACGTCGGCGAGGGCCGCATCGACACCGATTTTGGGCCGCTGGAGTACGAGGCGGGCGACTATCTGGTGATTCCGCGCGGGACGGCCTACCGGCTGATTCCGTCCGAAAAGACCGCGCTGTACGTCATCGAGACGACCGGCGCCATCGGCATCCCCGAGCGCGGCATTATCGGCAACCACGCGTTGTTCGATCCGGGCGTGATCAACGTGCCGGAGCCCGCGCCGCGAAACCTCGAGGGCGACCGCTTCCGGCTCAAGATCAAGCGCGGCGGCAAGATCACCACCGTGACCTACCCGCACGACCCGTTCAACGTGGTGGGCTGGAAGGGCGATCTGACCGTCTGGCAGCTCAATATTCGCGACATCCGTCCGATTTTGAGCGAGAAGTACCACCTGCCACCCACCGCGCACGTGACGTTTACCGCGCCCAATGTTGTCATTTGCACCTTTTTGCCGCGTGGGCTAGAGACCGGAGACCCGGGTGCGTTGCGCGTGCCTTTTTACCACGCGAATATCGACTACGACGAAGTCCTCTTTTACCATGACGGCGACTTTTTCAGCCGCGAGGGCATCGACGCCGGCATGGTGACGTTCCACCCGCAGGGCTTGCCCCACGGGCCGCACCCGAAGGCCATCGAGGCCGCAAAGACCAAGGAGCGCACCGACGAGGTTGCCGTCATGGTCGATACGCGCAACCCGCTCGAGATGACCGCCAAGGCCCTCGAGGTGGAGCGCAAGGACTACTGGAAGAGTTGGATGACCGAATAA
- a CDS encoding LysR family transcriptional regulator, with product MKLDLDALEALDAVIEAGSFAAAAERLHKAQSAVSYAIRKLEERLGVELFDRSGHRAELTEAGRTVLEEGRHLLASARRLETVAQQLAHGWEARLEVIIDGILPMSPIMGVLKTLADEEVPTHIQVKMEYLGGVQYRFLRDRADMMVVKDFEPEENLTAHPLAQVTVVLVAGAQHPLGQIPAGEELELPELQQHVELTIQDSSARGSQDEHMFGGSRTFYLSGFHNKKEALLRGLGYGWLPLYMCAEELAAGTLVEVPYVSGSRYEFTPMLVHRSDRPLGRAGKLFAERVREEFASGEWRN from the coding sequence ATGAAACTCGACCTCGACGCCCTCGAAGCACTCGACGCCGTTATTGAAGCAGGCTCCTTCGCCGCCGCCGCCGAGCGCCTGCACAAGGCCCAGTCGGCGGTGAGCTACGCCATCAGAAAACTCGAAGAGCGCCTCGGCGTCGAGCTGTTCGATCGCTCGGGCCACCGCGCCGAGCTCACCGAGGCGGGCCGCACCGTGCTCGAGGAGGGCCGCCACCTACTCGCCTCGGCGCGCCGCCTGGAAACCGTCGCCCAGCAGCTCGCCCACGGCTGGGAGGCCAGGCTCGAGGTGATCATCGACGGCATCTTGCCGATGTCGCCCATCATGGGCGTGCTCAAGACGCTCGCCGACGAGGAGGTGCCCACGCATATTCAGGTCAAGATGGAGTATCTGGGTGGCGTGCAATACCGGTTTTTGCGCGACCGCGCCGACATGATGGTCGTCAAGGACTTCGAGCCCGAAGAAAACCTCACCGCCCACCCGCTCGCCCAGGTCACCGTCGTCTTGGTCGCCGGCGCCCAGCACCCGCTGGGACAGATTCCCGCGGGCGAGGAACTCGAGCTCCCCGAGCTGCAACAACACGTCGAGCTCACGATTCAAGACTCGAGCGCCCGCGGCAGCCAAGACGAACATATGTTCGGCGGCTCGCGCACCTTCTACCTGAGCGGGTTCCACAACAAAAAAGAAGCCCTCTTGCGAGGGCTCGGTTACGGCTGGCTGCCGTTGTATATGTGCGCCGAAGAACTCGCCGCAGGAACGTTGGTCGAGGTGCCGTACGTGTCGGGTTCGCGCTACGAATTCACCCCGATGCTCGTGCACCGCTCCGACCGCCCGCTCGGGCGCGCCGGCAAACTCTTCGCCGAGCGCGTCCGCGAAGAATTCGCCAGCGGCGAATGGCGCAACTAG